The genomic region CGCCGAGGCGGGTGCGGCTCCAGGCCTCGACGGCGAGGGCGCGGGTGAGCAGGCCGAACTGGCCGGAGGCGCGGAAGCCGCGTTGGGCGGCGGCGGAGAAGCGGACGGACTCGGCGAACGCGCCACCTGGAGGGCGGCGCTGCCGAGCAGGCGGGCGGTGGCGGGTCGGCGCCGGGCACGGAGCTCGCGGAAGGGCGCGGGCGCGATGTTGACGAGCCCACCAGACCCTTCGTCTCGCGGGGCGTTGACGAGCCCGCCAGGTCCTCCGCCTCGCGAGGCGCCGACGAGCCCACCAGGCCCCCCGCCTCGCGGGGCGTCGATGAGCCCGCCAGGTCCTCCGCCTCGCGAGGCGCCGACGAGTCCAAGAGGCCCTTCGTCTCGCGGGGTGCGGAGGAGCCCAGCGCCGCCCGCAGGCCCGCGATCACCCGGTCGCCCTGTTCGATCGGCGCCACGTACGCCAGCATCGCCAGCACGTGCGGGTCGCGCGGGTCCAGTGCCAGGTCGCGGGCGACGGCCAGGATGCGTTCGCGCACCTCAGAGCCCGGTTCGGTCCAGAAGCACCGCATCGCGACGCTCCAGAAGATCCGCAGGCCCAGTTCGGTGTCCCCGTCGGCGACCACGGCCTCGGCCAGCCCGATCAGCTCGGCCGGGCCCGCGCCCTGGCCCACGCCGTCGTCGAACGAGGTCGGCAGCCACGCGGCCAGCGCGCGCTGGCGGACGGTGAGGTCCGGCCGCGCACCTCCGCCAGGATCCGCTCGAGCTCGTCACGGCGGCCCGCAGCAGCGGCTTCCTCGGCCGCGTGCAGCAGGTCGTCGGCCGAGCAGAGCGCCGGCACCCCGTCGAACACCGGCACGTCGGCCGCCACCACCAGCACGGCGCCCGATCCGGCCAGCCGGCGCGCCACGAAGCCGAGCACCTCGCGGCTCTCCGCGTCGAGCCACTGCGCGTCTTCGACCACGACGACACCGCGACCGGCCAGCAGGTCGAGCGCGGCCAGGCCTACGACGTGCACGGACGGGACGCCCTCGGCGAGCCCGAGTGCCGCCTCCAGGGCGGCCCGGCGCGGTGAGGACACAGTGGACAGACCACCGAGCAGCGGCTGCAGGACCTGGTGCAGCGCCGCGTGGGGCAGGTGCTGTTCGGAAGGGACACACGTCACGGACACGGCGGGCGAGAGCGTGCTTAGCAGCTCCGCCCGGCCGGCTCCGGCGAGCTGCACGGCCCCGCCCGTGGAACCGGCCAGCGCGGCCAGCTGTTCGCGTTCCCTCCAGACCAGCGACATGACCCGACTGTGTCAGAAAGTCCAGACCGCGCGCTTGCCCGGGCCCACGACCAGCGTCGAGCCGCCGAGCTGCTCGACGTGCCTGGCGACGCCGCGGTTGAGCTCGAACTCGATCCGCTTCAGACCGGTCTGTCCGATCTGCACCTTGTCGAACCGCATGGTGGTGCCGCCGCGCAACGCCGTGACGCCGCGCGAGTCGGTCTTGAGCTTGAACCCGCCGGCACGCAGCAACGGCAGGGTGTTGGCGTAGTCGCGTTCGGTGATGGCGAGCTCGATGGAGGTGATGTCGCGCATCAGGTGGTTGCGGTAGTCGTCCGGCAGGTAGCGCTCCCGGCCGACGTCACCGGGGTGGCGGGCGGGCTGGGTCTTGCCGCGCGGGTCGGCGAAGTACTCGTCGCGGTACTCCATCGCCCACGCGCCGAAGCGGTCGTAGTGCTCGAAGCCGAACACCGCGTCGAACCACGGCACCGGCACGTGGTCGCCGAAGTCGCGGGTCTGCAGGAACTCGATCGGCGTGACGCCCTGCGCCACCAGCCGGTCCCGCACCGCCGCGATGTCGCCGTCGTGCTCGGTCGACAGCCCCAGCCCCGCCGACCCGAGCGACCCGTCCTGACCGGGCGCGTCACCGACACCGAAGATCTCCAGGTAGGTCTCGCGGCCACGCAGGTAGCGGCCGGTCCACACCTCGCCGCCGGCGCCGGTCGTGGTGCGGACCTCGAAGTCCGCGAACGCCCTGAGGTAGGCGGAGTGCTCGACCGCGTCGGCGGTCACGCGGTCGTAGGTGCCCCACGCGTGGTTGTAGAACAGCAACTGCCGCTCCCCTGCCTGTGCGGTCCCTGCGGACACCGCCACGAGCAGGAGGGCCAAGATCACGCTCGCCGTGCGTCGAATCCCCATGATGGGATCGTAGGAGAGCCCACTCGACCCGGACTCAAGCCGAACAAGGGGGAACAGTGCTGGACACCGCCCGCTGGTCGGTTCTCGCCCCGCTGCTGCAGGCCACGACCGCGGGCAGGGACCTGCTCGACGACACCATCCGCCGGCTGGGCCCGGACGCGGTCGTCGCGGCGGTGCTGGCCGAGATCGGCGAGATCGAGCACGACGTCCGCCTCGACCTCGCTTTCGCCGGGTCGGTGACGTCCTGCCTGGCCACGGCGTCGGACCACGTCGTCTGCCTCGACCTCGCCGACGCCGTGCGCACCCTCTACGGCACCGAACAGCACTGGCCGAGCCTCGCGGTCCGCACCCCGGCCGCCGAGCTCGGCGAGGGCGGCATGGGTGCCTGGTTCCACCGCAGGAAGGGCTACCCCGAGGCGGTCGACGCGGTGC from Lentzea guizhouensis harbors:
- a CDS encoding DUF5829 family protein; translated protein: MGIRRTASVILALLLVAVSAGTAQAGERQLLFYNHAWGTYDRVTADAVEHSAYLRAFADFEVRTTTGAGGEVWTGRYLRGRETYLEIFGVGDAPGQDGSLGSAGLGLSTEHDGDIAAVRDRLVAQGVTPIEFLQTRDFGDHVPVPWFDAVFGFEHYDRFGAWAMEYRDEYFADPRGKTQPARHPGDVGRERYLPDDYRNHLMRDITSIELAITERDYANTLPLLRAGGFKLKTDSRGVTALRGGTTMRFDKVQIGQTGLKRIEFELNRGVARHVEQLGGSTLVVGPGKRAVWTF